The window tctaaATAGGATGtgagtataaatttatttactagtgtaagattaatgagtttttttaatatttatgtgtAAGATTAAATGATTGAcccatccaataaaaatatttttttgtaactggtttttatttcataaaaaaaaagctactttttatttattggtgaaTATTTAGGATTTAATTAATACTTTTATTGATACAAGAATATCTCTATTGGTAAAAATTTAGGAACCTTTTTTTATTGGGGTCTTAGGCAGTTGCCTATTTTGCTCATCGATTGAGCCGGCACTGAATATGAAGAATAATTAACTAATTGCATTATGCAAATTCCAATCTTGTGCACCATATtcagcaccaaaaaaaaaaaaaaaaatcctgtgCACCATAGTAGTGGttctttctaatttcaattTAGATTTCGGTGGTACTAATTGTTAAGAGTTTTATAACACACTTATTATTTCCCATAGAGACATTAATAGTTTATTTTTGCAccccaactaaaaaaaaaaaagctgggAACTAATTATATACCAATATAAGTATATAATGAAACTTTGATTTCCACGTAAACAAGAAcacatgaaaacaaaaaaaaaaaaggtgggggcTATTTCAATTCAGTACCTTTAAAGTGTccgaagagagagaattttccCCCACCGACCTGATCAGAACTTACTCGAGAGTGGCAATGCTGTGATAATAAGGAGAGACAGAGTACCAATCTGACAATCAACGTAACAAAGATTTGTTGCAACTAAACTTGGGAAAACGAAAAATATTGAGTGTGAAAACGGTGCACCCAGGCCCTCCTCACAGATCAATTCTCATTGGCTCATatcagaaaaaagaaacaaaactcaATGGTTCCTAGTTCTACATGACTTTACGGCTTTACCTCGTCTTCAATTGTGAACCACAATCTTCAGGAACACCTTAACGTAAATAAACaatattattctctctctctctcttttttctattatttatttagtacTTGGCAGTTGGCACTGCTTTTCAAACATTTGTCTGCTTTTAGTTTGTAACACAGACACCtgcacactctctctctctctctctgcctttACCAACAAATCCTAAccttttctaaataaaaatactaaatttgaCAAAAACAAGCGGTTGGTTTTTTCAGGGAAGAGATTAACTGATTGAGATCAGAACTAAAGAAATCACATTGAGGAATCAAAGATGGGTTCTGGTGCTGGAAGCTTCCTCAAGGTTATTCTCAAAAACTTTGATGTTCTCGCTGGGTATGTCTTCCTTTAACTTCTCTACTTTTTACCAATTTGCTTCCTTAATTAaagaatattgattttttttttatttgggttttggaCAGATATTCATATTAtgtgattaaaatttaaaaaaaggtttttttttttttttttaattattggaaaaaaaggagcgaaaatttaataaatttctcAAACCCAGGTTAATGTAGTAGACCTGGTTCTTGATTACTTTTCTTTTGCACTAATTTGacttatttgtttggatttcaGGCCTGTGGTTAGTCTTGTTTATCCTTTGTAAGTGagattctatttcttcttttggaCTTTCTAAGATAATAGTATCTCGTAcaccttgatttttttaaaattttgcaattattttgtCTTTCTGTGATGGGTAGTGTTCAATTTTGATGATAAAGTTGTATGTTTTTTTGGTGTGGTTTGGGTTATTTAACAGATATGCCTCAGTGAGGGCAATTGAAACGAAATCACCTATAGATGATCAGCAATGGCTTACTTATTGGGTTCTGTACTCCATGATCACGCTCTTTGAGCTCACCTTTGCCAAACTTCTTGAATGGTAAGTAGAAACGTAAAAAAGGGTAGCTTGTTTTCCTGTtgatttgtttcctttttgggTTGGGACTTGGGAGGGTGTGAATTGTATTGAATATGCATTGTgcttaattttgatatttaagtCTTGGAATGGTTAATTTGTTGCATCAAACTTTTTTTGGGATTTGGTTCAACTCAAGGGAATGAAAAAGTTGGAGAACATGTCAATTGAAGAGGTAACATAGTATGACTttggatagaatagaatggtAGAAAAGAAAACATGTGGTTGACCTTGATTGGTTTGTTGAGGTTTCATTATCCATAGCTGGCCTCAGAATTTTAGGAATAAtgctttgtttttattgtttagtacgtctttttttatgtttactTACTATGAGTTTGTATTACTTATCAGAGAAGATTATGATGATGATTTTGTTTTATACTTAATTGTCATTAGAATCAATGTATCTCACATTCTCACATTGCAATTTCTTTGCcatcattttgatatttgaaaagCTATTGCTATTTAGCAAATCCAACTCATGCAAAATATGGGTATTGAACTTGGTGCGTCTGGTCTTTAGCTATCTCAGTGGTTATTTTCTCTAAACTGCGCTTCATAGGGTACTCTTAAACGTGTATTCTCTTTCTTTGCAAAGACAATTGGAACCATTCTGAAATTAATTAGCTTTAGGTTGTTGTGTTGTTTCAGCAGGAGATAAAGTGCTTGAATTTGCTGCTAATTTTGGTAGTTTTGTAGAACTCTCTAATAGAAGTACTACTTCAGGAAAATATAATGGTGTTAGACTTGGGCTGTCATTATATGGCAAGGATTTATGTTATGTACTGGATTGTATTAAGCATTCGAGCTGTTTTAACTCACAGATTTCACATAgtactgtttttgtatttttggctCAGGTGGTTAAGGGGAAGGGGGGTCCAATTAGGAATACATCTTGGGTCCCAATCCTACTGATGAAGAAAACAGTACTGATGTGTATGCTTTTTATATGTAGAAATACTTTTGAGATCATTTAGCTTTTGCTTGAATATTGTATATCTGTGTGGCAGGATTCCTATCTGGCCATATGCAAAGCTGATTTTGACGTGCTGGTTGGTCATCCCATACTTCAGTGGTGCTGCATATGTTTACGATCATTACGTGAGACCTTTATTTGTCAACCAGCAGACTGTTAACATCTGGTATGTTCCAAAGAAGAAGGATGTCTTCAGTAAGCCAGATGACATTCTATCTGCTGCAGAGAAATATATTGCTCAAAATGGAACAGATGATTTTAAGAAGATTATTAACAAGGTATCCTCCTCATCCTTAATGTTTTCAGAAAATAATTCCGTACATGCCTTTTGAGAGTATATTGGTAAATGGTGCAAATGCTAGCTGATTCAATCGGTCAATAGTGTACTTATGTTATATATCTCATCTGTTTCTGCAATTCAtggaattaaaaattaatgctTCCCCAATGCTGGCttaatgtattttttcttgttttgcaGGCTGACAAATCAAGGAGTAGTGAAGGTTACTCGAACATTTTTGAGGACGATAGGTATTGAGCCTTGTATCTCTCATTATGTTTCTGCCACGTGCTTTGTTGTGGAGAGAAGATGTTGGCTGTTATTAGAGGTTTTTTGTGGGTAGTTAATATTCGGTTTTTCTGTTTGTTGTTTGAAACAATCTTTGGTTGTAAAATGTACTGGATGTTCTTAGTTTACTAcatgtaattactaattagaaAAGGTTGTGTtgcttttctttgtttccatGCATCATCATTGTGCACTAGTGTTTCGTCTTGATTCCATTGGTCTTGGCTTTTAACCAGAGTTTTAATTTGGTCCAccatttttggtcttttttgaGAGATTTTCTATCTCATACTAGGTCGAATTCAGTTAGTTGTATATTTGAATTGACGATAGGAAACCGGTCCACGATGCTCACTAAAGAACTAAAGCATTAGATGATTGACCCATACATTTTTTCGGTAGTATTTTACCCTAATAATTTATCCATGTAGTTTTGGCCTTCCTCTTTGGCTTGCATATTCTCATTGATAAACATGTTGTTGCTCATATATTAGTTCTCACTTCCTTAGCTTAATCGTCATGCGTGTTCCCTTGGTGCTCCTTCAACTTGTGCCCTATGATTCTTTCCTTGGATGGTCCATGTTCATTGCTCAAATTATctaagctcaagtttctctatTCTGGTCCCCTGTTAAATCCACCTTAGATCTATTGTACCGTGTTCTAGTTTGGTGCTTTTCTAAACCAAAAGGATAACGTTTGTTACTTTCTTAGTTCCTACTTGCTAGTTGCAGCATTCTTAAGAGCATCTCCATCAGCTCTATCAGTTTGGCTAAAAACCAAACAGCTATACCTACCTACCTTTTCAAGTacattttttaatactttatctatcttatttaaatattatttctttaatctttatttttttatctgtttttctttctaatgtCTCCTCACATGGTCATACCCGATTCCTTCCCAAACCAAACACTACCCATAGTCCTGCACAGACCTATGAGAGACAGTGGAAATCAATCAGCTG of the Quercus robur chromosome 10, dhQueRobu3.1, whole genome shotgun sequence genome contains:
- the LOC126702615 gene encoding HVA22-like protein a isoform X2 — translated: MGSGAGSFLKVILKNFDVLAGYASVRAIETKSPIDDQQWLTYWVLYSMITLFELTFAKLLEWIPIWPYAKLILTCWLVIPYFSGAAYVYDHYVRPLFVNQQTVNIWYVPKKKDVFSKPDDILSAAEKYIAQNGTDDFKKIINKADKSRSSEGYSNIFEDDRY
- the LOC126702615 gene encoding HVA22-like protein a isoform X3, yielding MFSLGLWLVLFILCKYASVRAIETKSPIDDQQWLTYWVLYSMITLFELTFAKLLEWIPIWPYAKLILTCWLVIPYFSGAAYVYDHYVRPLFVNQQTVNIWYVPKKKDVFSKPDDILSAAEKYIAQNGTDDFKKIINKADKSRSSEGYSNIFEDDRY
- the LOC126702615 gene encoding HVA22-like protein a isoform X1, with product MGSGAGSFLKVILKNFDVLAGPVVSLVYPLYASVRAIETKSPIDDQQWLTYWVLYSMITLFELTFAKLLEWIPIWPYAKLILTCWLVIPYFSGAAYVYDHYVRPLFVNQQTVNIWYVPKKKDVFSKPDDILSAAEKYIAQNGTDDFKKIINKADKSRSSEGYSNIFEDDRY